The Kordia sp. SMS9 genome window below encodes:
- a CDS encoding TonB-dependent receptor domain-containing protein, translating into MKKRVTMKKKMHFTIFLCLFLVGFTAYGQLEVKGKVIDQETQKPIDFAEVILTNTKTQKIIGAITTIEGNFLLKAAAGDYKFQVIFLGNSLYAKDISLTKNMDLGTISVTNSEELDAVTVEAKKKVIERKIDRVVFNVENSTQASQGDVYELLKVAPGLRVQNNSIGMIGKAQVSVMINDKILQLTNDELANFLKSIASEDVQSIEVITTPPAKYEASGNSGLVNIILKKAKKDSWNAQLRSYYRQQRYANSSFGGNFNYNKNKFSVAASANYRQGDYYQEQDDSAFFPDGLWQTISPFRSKTDGLNARIDVNYQISSKWSMGAQYLYNRTDYNVTDAPFTPIFDYNTGEITRSLLSEGRMDLTPEVHSLNYNNEIELDTLGRNISINLDYFTYGNPDTKTYNGVSTVLEPFSEQFYRGVNINDQAIQNFSAKVDVQVPTKWANVDFGGKFTKSTSDNDIFFFNSGLVDAPVTNLPISQNDFEYDEDIQALYASASKDFGKKWSLKVGLRLEATQTNSSSNNLGLNVDNDYTKLFPTLYLSYNATENSNFSLNYSKRIQRPGFFSLNPNIYFLNPFQSIEGNAFLQPSFVDNIQISHSYKSFTTNLFYTIENETFAQVPLPQSDTNVIRFTNENYVDTQRFGIYENFYFDKYSWWSSNNNFVVNYTISKFDLEQAEEDQKGFNATFSTYNDFTLNSDKTLFFGLNYWYAFPGVNGIFDTKTASALSLSFQYLLLNKDMNITLRANDIFKTSADRTETVINNVLQTARYYYDARYLQLSVSYKFGNKDISAKRHRTGNQDERGRIQN; encoded by the coding sequence ATGAAAAAAAGAGTAACCATGAAAAAAAAGATGCACTTCACTATCTTTTTATGCCTATTTTTAGTTGGATTTACAGCCTATGGACAACTAGAAGTTAAGGGGAAAGTTATAGATCAAGAAACCCAAAAACCTATAGATTTTGCTGAGGTTATTTTGACGAATACTAAAACTCAAAAAATAATAGGAGCAATTACCACGATTGAGGGTAACTTTTTGTTGAAAGCAGCAGCAGGAGACTACAAATTTCAAGTGATATTCTTAGGGAATTCATTGTACGCCAAAGACATTTCTTTGACTAAAAATATGGATTTGGGAACGATTTCGGTAACCAATTCTGAGGAATTAGATGCTGTTACAGTAGAAGCAAAGAAAAAAGTGATTGAACGTAAAATTGACCGTGTGGTATTCAATGTAGAAAACTCTACGCAAGCTTCACAAGGAGATGTATATGAACTACTAAAAGTAGCCCCTGGACTTCGTGTACAAAACAATTCTATTGGAATGATAGGAAAGGCTCAAGTAAGCGTGATGATTAACGATAAAATACTACAACTAACGAATGACGAATTGGCAAACTTTTTAAAATCCATAGCTTCCGAAGATGTACAATCTATTGAAGTTATTACTACGCCGCCTGCAAAATACGAAGCTAGTGGAAATAGTGGTTTGGTCAATATCATCCTGAAAAAAGCCAAAAAAGATTCATGGAATGCACAATTGCGTTCTTACTATCGTCAGCAACGATATGCCAATAGTTCATTTGGAGGGAATTTTAATTATAATAAAAACAAATTTAGTGTTGCAGCTTCTGCCAATTATCGACAAGGAGATTACTATCAAGAGCAAGATGATAGCGCTTTTTTTCCAGATGGATTGTGGCAAACAATTTCTCCATTTCGATCTAAGACAGATGGACTAAACGCAAGAATAGATGTAAACTATCAAATTAGCTCAAAATGGTCTATGGGCGCACAATATTTATACAACAGAACAGACTACAATGTAACGGATGCGCCTTTTACTCCAATTTTTGATTATAATACAGGTGAAATTACGAGATCGTTACTATCAGAAGGAAGAATGGATTTAACACCAGAAGTACATTCTTTAAATTATAATAATGAAATAGAACTCGATACTTTAGGAAGAAACATTAGTATCAATTTAGATTATTTTACCTACGGAAATCCAGATACAAAAACATACAATGGTGTTTCTACCGTGCTAGAACCTTTTTCAGAACAATTCTATCGAGGAGTCAATATCAACGATCAGGCAATACAAAACTTTTCAGCAAAAGTAGATGTTCAAGTGCCTACCAAATGGGCAAATGTTGATTTTGGAGGAAAATTTACAAAATCGACTTCCGATAATGATATCTTTTTCTTCAACAGCGGTTTGGTAGATGCGCCAGTGACCAATTTGCCAATTTCACAAAATGACTTTGAATATGATGAAGACATACAAGCATTATACGCATCTGCCAGCAAAGATTTTGGAAAAAAATGGAGTTTAAAAGTGGGACTTCGTTTAGAGGCAACGCAAACCAACTCTTCATCTAATAACTTAGGTCTGAACGTAGATAACGATTATACAAAATTGTTCCCAACGCTTTATTTATCTTACAATGCCACGGAAAATTCTAACTTTTCTTTAAACTACAGCAAGCGAATTCAGCGTCCAGGGTTTTTTAGTTTAAACCCAAATATCTATTTTTTAAATCCTTTCCAATCCATTGAAGGAAATGCTTTTTTACAACCTTCATTTGTAGATAACATACAAATATCACATAGCTATAAAAGTTTCACAACAAATTTATTTTATACTATTGAAAATGAAACATTTGCACAGGTTCCATTGCCACAATCAGACACCAATGTAATTCGTTTTACAAATGAAAATTATGTAGATACACAGCGATTTGGAATTTATGAAAACTTTTATTTCGACAAATATTCTTGGTGGTCTAGTAATAACAACTTTGTCGTCAATTATACCATTTCAAAGTTCGATTTAGAACAGGCAGAAGAAGATCAAAAAGGATTCAATGCTACATTTTCAACCTATAATGACTTTACGCTAAACTCAGATAAAACCTTGTTTTTTGGACTTAACTATTGGTATGCTTTTCCAGGTGTCAATGGAATTTTTGATACCAAAACAGCCAGCGCATTATCCTTGTCATTTCAATATTTACTCTTAAATAAAGATATGAACATCACGCTGCGTGCCAATGATATTTTTAAAACATCTGCTGATAGAACGGAAACGGTCATCAACAACGTATTACAAACTGCCCGCTATTACTACGATGCCAGATATTTACAACTATCTGTGAGTTATAAATTTGGAAACAAAGATATCAGCGCAAAACGTCACAGAACAGGAAACCAAGACGAAAGAGGAAGAATACAAAACTAA
- a CDS encoding non-ribosomal peptide synthetase, with protein MKELLQKLNALQIVVTLNGDTLDVKAPKGAMTKALLIELKAHKEALIDFLKAYQVTPAIPKAAAQESYVLSSSQYRIWLLQQLEKNNAAYNMPSAFSVEGIIDKKLLEKAFELLVKRYEILRTNFKWCAKRNMPVQIVNDATAKSFSYTYMDLSDEKSNQSRIAQEIKAEVAYNFDLENDPLLRITLLKTGTNTHVLVFVVHHIISDGGSSAIIVNDVFEYYRALVSKQEITLPTLEIQYKDYAVWEQQQLQTPAMEVHKNYWTSIFKQTTTAVELPTSFSRPSKKTYNGHCIAKHIPTQHFETLCKAEGATLFMGITALLNALFYKYTGSTQITIGSPIDGRTEAELESQVGFFVNTFGIQTNFAKEHTFAALLQQVKRKTLEAFQHQHYPFDALINDLGISDRSRNPLFDVIVSIVPSETASLQKEQAVNVTEISLGDTTSKFDLEFVWHVNATETELRLTYNTDIYSADFIQQMLGHIETLLQNIVANSNASLQELQYVSSQEKNKLLHEFNTPILEVKTTGTYIHVFQKELENNKENVAVVEDGKTTTYAQLNEEATKLASYLRDHHDINAKEFVAVQLPRSKSLLVAFLAIQKLGAVYVPIDANYPQERIDFIIVDSQAKCIIDKSFLEKFFTAKIDTVSDIIPETNAQDLAYMIYTSGSTGTPKGVMISHENLINLCHWHIDYYAVSAASHATLYAGIGFDASLWEMCPYLLAGATLHAVEKQETRINIEALANFLKTHKITHTYLPTAVCQEFVMQNVSLSHLKILTGGDTLHLKNAPKFTLYNNYGPTENTVVTTAYPIVNHALTSPIPIGKPIHNTQVYILDKNLDIVPVGIPGELYIAGKGVAKGYWNRPKLTKERFVENPFLLGEKMYATGDLVKWLPNGEILFLGRKDNQIQLRGYRVELGEIEAAIANSFQQIQQVTVLEKEGQLVTFFTSEDALDSENIKKALQKTVPAYMVPNSFTRLETVPLTPNGKVDRKYLQQLSIAKTQDKPLVAAKTDIEKELVTIWKKVLNLTEVSVEDDFFELGGHSLMLMKLMVNYQETFQISLDLSSLYAHTQLIQHAKLLSLKKQQHIEIPSLEEQAHYEVSSTQLRYWLIDKVKGKSKEFNITNTFALPKQIDSILLEKAVSKLVARHETLRTTFVDVAGIPKQKIHKTNSVTLQHFTSEANAQQYAFDHIFDLTQYPLYKIAITDTKLYFNIHHSICDGWSVHILYRDLMKLYEEAQHQTAANLPKLTIQYKEYAAWQNQREQTEEFAYQKHYWEEQLKGPRAYIQLPTDFPETIQSKASVCKIVIEKELQQQIVNNATQHNVSTFTTFLAAFKILIYKLSYERDSIVGIPVANRAHYQINNLAGCFLNTLMLRDTIDEQLSIKDWIQQVHNTLTEGLTHQSYPFENVLETLEITQKDKFPLSPVFLNMVDFDATEETIDATGMEFESTALPPKFDLECYVKSFANGYTIDCVYDDQLFSQETITLWMRSYVDMLQQMVNNDAKSIASVTTFENVPKFTQELPQRTFTRFEAEEIDQTVAQRFEKQVKLHADAIAVTANDQQFTYQTINNYANQVAKKITEQEQDTKRIALLVSHNENTVIGMLGVLKSGHAYVPIDVENPIQRIQFILKDAACNILVYDAAVEHKILQLKELFPSLLFINLSDTLQDGIALENPVNKSVPTDEAYVLYTSGSTGNPKGVVQTQRNMLHYIRVYTNNVAISTTDNLSVFSTYSFDASIKDIYGAILNGATVRFYAIPEKGLADLGDWIMEENVSIIHMVPTIYRYFIGTLPENKVLHTVRLVDLGGEASYASDFELFKKHFPTHAYLVNDYGPTEATIVSQHFLKQTTHIHKSSLHLGSAVTETEIYIVDAHGKEAAVYEEGEIVFKSPYISKGYLNLAEKTNAVFTQDTENPELYSYRSGDIGKRFPDGTIVYLGRKDTQVKINGYRIELSEIGLQIAELESITKAEVLVQTLDAKEYITCYYTGEHKENAVFKAALKDRLPGYMIPSVYVQLASFPLTRTGKIDRKALPALTEEVIKTEAYKAPENDIQQCLVAIWSAQLNIASEQLGIKDNFFEIGGNSLQSVTIINTINKTFDIALSIEDLYESLNIQDLSKVIHFATLQKRQSEATSEDMDEIML; from the coding sequence ATGAAGGAATTACTCCAAAAATTAAATGCACTTCAAATAGTGGTTACACTCAATGGAGACACTTTAGATGTCAAAGCACCGAAAGGCGCCATGACAAAAGCTTTATTGATAGAACTTAAAGCGCACAAAGAAGCACTCATTGATTTTCTAAAAGCCTATCAGGTAACACCAGCAATTCCGAAAGCAGCTGCACAGGAAAGCTATGTATTATCCTCTTCACAATACCGTATTTGGTTATTGCAACAATTGGAAAAAAACAACGCAGCTTACAACATGCCGAGTGCATTTTCTGTGGAAGGAATTATAGACAAAAAGCTTCTTGAAAAAGCATTTGAATTGTTGGTAAAGCGCTATGAAATTTTGCGAACCAATTTTAAATGGTGTGCAAAACGCAATATGCCAGTGCAAATTGTCAATGACGCAACCGCCAAGAGTTTTTCATATACGTATATGGATCTTTCTGATGAAAAATCCAATCAGTCCAGAATCGCACAAGAAATTAAAGCCGAAGTCGCCTATAATTTCGATCTTGAAAACGATCCTTTATTGCGAATCACACTTCTTAAAACTGGCACAAACACGCATGTATTAGTTTTTGTAGTGCATCATATTATCAGTGATGGAGGTTCGTCAGCAATCATCGTTAATGATGTATTTGAATACTATCGTGCGTTGGTTTCGAAACAAGAAATTACGCTTCCAACACTAGAAATTCAATACAAAGACTATGCAGTATGGGAGCAACAACAATTGCAAACTCCCGCAATGGAAGTGCATAAAAACTATTGGACTTCCATATTTAAACAAACGACAACTGCTGTTGAACTGCCTACAAGTTTTTCAAGACCTTCCAAAAAAACATACAACGGACATTGCATTGCAAAACACATTCCTACGCAACATTTTGAAACATTGTGCAAAGCAGAAGGAGCTACACTCTTTATGGGAATTACAGCATTACTCAATGCATTGTTCTATAAATACACTGGAAGTACACAAATAACCATCGGAAGTCCAATTGACGGTAGGACAGAAGCCGAGTTGGAATCTCAAGTTGGATTCTTTGTAAATACATTTGGAATACAAACAAACTTTGCAAAAGAACATACATTCGCAGCACTTTTACAACAGGTAAAACGCAAAACACTTGAAGCATTTCAACATCAACACTATCCGTTTGATGCGCTCATCAATGATTTAGGAATCTCTGACCGATCGCGAAATCCGCTATTTGACGTCATTGTTTCCATAGTACCATCTGAAACAGCATCATTACAAAAAGAGCAAGCAGTCAACGTCACCGAAATATCACTAGGAGACACGACAAGTAAGTTCGATTTGGAATTTGTATGGCATGTAAATGCTACAGAAACTGAACTTCGACTCACCTACAATACAGATATATATTCTGCTGATTTTATACAGCAAATGCTTGGACATATAGAAACATTGCTACAAAATATAGTGGCGAATTCCAATGCGAGTCTTCAAGAATTGCAGTATGTGTCAAGCCAAGAAAAAAACAAACTTCTTCATGAATTCAACACACCAATTCTGGAAGTTAAAACGACAGGAACTTACATACACGTTTTTCAAAAAGAACTAGAAAACAACAAGGAAAACGTTGCGGTTGTAGAAGATGGCAAAACCACTACGTATGCACAACTCAATGAAGAAGCAACAAAACTAGCTTCCTATCTGCGCGATCATCATGACATAAACGCAAAAGAATTTGTCGCCGTACAACTTCCAAGAAGCAAATCGTTGTTAGTAGCATTTTTGGCAATTCAAAAATTAGGTGCTGTATATGTTCCGATAGATGCAAACTATCCACAAGAACGAATTGATTTTATTATTGTTGACAGTCAAGCCAAATGTATCATTGATAAAAGTTTTCTAGAAAAATTCTTTACCGCAAAAATTGACACTGTATCCGACATAATTCCAGAAACAAATGCCCAAGATTTGGCATATATGATTTATACTTCTGGATCGACAGGAACTCCGAAAGGTGTGATGATTTCGCATGAAAACCTTATAAATTTATGTCATTGGCACATTGACTATTATGCAGTTTCCGCTGCGAGTCACGCTACCTTATATGCCGGAATTGGTTTTGATGCTTCCTTATGGGAAATGTGTCCGTATTTACTAGCGGGCGCGACTTTACATGCCGTAGAAAAGCAAGAAACGCGAATTAATATTGAAGCTTTAGCAAATTTTTTAAAGACACACAAAATTACGCATACCTATCTGCCAACCGCTGTATGTCAAGAATTTGTGATGCAAAATGTCTCATTGTCGCATCTAAAAATACTAACTGGCGGTGATACCTTACACTTAAAAAATGCTCCAAAGTTTACACTGTACAATAATTACGGACCTACTGAAAACACAGTAGTTACGACAGCGTATCCGATAGTGAACCATGCACTAACATCACCAATTCCTATTGGGAAACCTATTCACAATACACAGGTGTATATTTTGGATAAAAACCTAGACATAGTTCCTGTTGGTATTCCTGGAGAACTCTACATTGCAGGAAAAGGAGTTGCCAAAGGATATTGGAATCGTCCAAAATTAACAAAAGAACGCTTCGTAGAAAATCCATTTCTACTAGGAGAAAAAATGTATGCTACGGGCGATTTGGTAAAATGGTTGCCCAATGGTGAAATTTTATTTTTGGGAAGAAAAGACAATCAAATACAATTGCGCGGATATCGTGTAGAACTTGGAGAAATTGAAGCAGCAATTGCAAATTCCTTTCAGCAAATTCAGCAAGTAACTGTTCTAGAAAAGGAAGGACAATTAGTAACATTTTTCACAAGTGAGGACGCACTTGATAGTGAAAATATTAAAAAAGCCTTACAAAAAACAGTGCCAGCGTACATGGTGCCAAATTCTTTTACACGTTTGGAAACTGTACCGTTAACGCCTAATGGAAAAGTAGACCGTAAGTATTTGCAACAACTTTCTATTGCTAAAACGCAAGACAAACCACTTGTAGCCGCAAAAACCGACATTGAAAAAGAACTTGTAACAATATGGAAAAAGGTTTTAAACCTAACCGAAGTAAGTGTAGAAGATGATTTCTTTGAACTTGGCGGACACAGTTTGATGCTCATGAAACTCATGGTCAATTACCAAGAAACGTTTCAAATATCGTTAGATTTGTCTAGCTTGTATGCACATACACAATTGATACAACATGCAAAATTACTCTCTTTAAAAAAACAGCAACACATTGAAATTCCATCGTTAGAAGAACAAGCACATTACGAGGTTTCTTCCACACAATTGCGGTATTGGCTGATTGATAAAGTAAAAGGGAAATCCAAAGAATTTAACATCACAAATACTTTTGCTTTACCCAAACAGATCGATAGCATTCTTTTAGAAAAAGCAGTCTCAAAATTGGTGGCGCGACATGAAACACTGCGAACCACTTTTGTTGATGTAGCAGGCATTCCTAAGCAAAAAATTCATAAAACCAATTCGGTAACACTACAGCATTTTACTTCGGAAGCAAACGCGCAGCAATATGCGTTTGATCATATTTTTGATCTGACACAATATCCGTTATATAAAATTGCGATAACAGACACAAAATTATATTTCAACATTCACCACAGCATTTGCGATGGCTGGTCCGTACACATTCTCTACAGAGATTTGATGAAATTATACGAAGAAGCACAACATCAAACAGCGGCGAATCTTCCAAAGTTGACTATTCAATACAAAGAATATGCAGCATGGCAAAATCAACGTGAACAGACCGAAGAGTTTGCTTATCAAAAACACTATTGGGAAGAACAATTAAAAGGACCACGCGCGTACATACAATTGCCCACAGATTTTCCTGAAACCATACAATCAAAAGCTTCAGTATGTAAAATTGTGATTGAAAAAGAATTGCAACAACAAATTGTAAACAACGCTACACAACACAATGTGAGTACATTTACCACGTTTCTAGCAGCGTTTAAAATATTAATCTACAAACTCAGCTACGAGCGCGACAGTATTGTAGGAATTCCAGTGGCGAATCGTGCACATTATCAAATCAACAATTTGGCAGGTTGTTTTTTAAATACGTTGATGTTGAGAGATACTATTGACGAACAACTGTCAATAAAAGACTGGATACAACAAGTGCACAACACACTTACGGAAGGTTTGACACACCAAAGTTATCCGTTTGAAAATGTATTGGAAACACTTGAAATTACACAAAAAGATAAATTTCCGTTAAGTCCTGTATTTTTGAATATGGTTGATTTTGATGCAACAGAAGAAACAATAGACGCCACAGGAATGGAGTTTGAAAGTACCGCACTTCCTCCAAAATTTGACCTAGAATGTTATGTAAAAAGCTTTGCAAATGGCTATACGATTGATTGCGTATACGACGATCAACTATTTTCACAAGAAACCATCACATTGTGGATGCGCAGTTATGTTGACATGCTACAACAAATGGTAAATAATGATGCAAAAAGCATTGCGTCGGTCACAACTTTTGAAAATGTACCGAAATTTACACAAGAATTACCACAACGAACATTTACGCGCTTTGAAGCAGAAGAAATAGACCAAACCGTAGCACAACGCTTTGAAAAGCAAGTGAAGCTTCATGCTGATGCAATTGCCGTTACCGCGAATGATCAACAATTTACATATCAAACCATTAACAATTACGCCAATCAAGTAGCCAAAAAAATAACCGAACAAGAGCAGGATACAAAAAGGATTGCCTTGTTAGTTTCTCACAATGAAAACACGGTTATTGGAATGTTAGGCGTTCTAAAATCAGGACATGCGTATGTGCCAATTGATGTTGAAAATCCAATACAACGCATTCAATTCATTCTAAAAGATGCAGCATGTAACATCTTAGTCTATGATGCGGCTGTTGAACATAAAATTTTACAACTAAAAGAACTATTTCCATCATTACTATTCATAAACTTGTCGGATACGCTACAAGACGGAATTGCCTTAGAAAATCCTGTTAATAAAAGCGTTCCAACAGATGAAGCGTATGTTTTATACACGTCAGGATCTACAGGAAATCCAAAAGGAGTCGTGCAAACACAGCGAAATATGTTGCATTACATTCGGGTATATACGAACAATGTTGCCATTTCTACTACAGACAATCTAAGCGTATTTTCAACCTATAGTTTTGATGCTTCTATAAAAGACATTTACGGAGCCATTTTAAACGGCGCTACGGTACGTTTTTATGCAATTCCTGAGAAAGGATTGGCAGATTTGGGCGATTGGATCATGGAAGAAAATGTTTCCATCATACACATGGTTCCTACAATTTACCGTTATTTCATAGGAACATTGCCAGAAAATAAGGTGCTTCATACCGTACGTTTGGTAGATTTAGGCGGAGAAGCATCCTATGCATCTGATTTTGAGTTATTCAAAAAACATTTTCCAACCCATGCATACTTAGTCAACGATTATGGACCTACGGAAGCCACCATTGTATCGCAACATTTCTTAAAACAAACCACACACATTCACAAAAGTAGCTTGCATTTAGGAAGCGCTGTCACAGAAACAGAAATTTATATTGTAGATGCGCACGGAAAAGAAGCTGCTGTGTATGAAGAAGGAGAAATTGTGTTTAAAAGCCCCTATATCTCCAAAGGATATTTGAACCTTGCAGAAAAAACCAACGCAGTATTTACGCAAGATACTGAAAATCCTGAATTGTACAGTTATCGTTCAGGCGATATAGGAAAGCGTTTCCCAGATGGAACTATTGTGTATTTAGGAAGAAAAGATACGCAAGTAAAAATCAATGGATATCGTATTGAACTTTCTGAAATTGGATTGCAAATAGCTGAATTAGAAAGCATTACCAAAGCAGAAGTATTAGTGCAGACTTTGGACGCGAAAGAATATATAACGTGTTATTACACAGGCGAACACAAAGAAAATGCAGTTTTCAAAGCAGCTTTAAAAGACCGTTTGCCAGGCTATATGATTCCTTCTGTATATGTACAATTGGCATCATTTCCGTTAACACGTACTGGAAAAATTGATCGCAAGGCATTGCCAGCACTTACAGAAGAAGTTATCAAAACAGAAGCTTACAAAGCGCCTGAAAATGACATACAACAATGTTTGGTAGCTATTTGGTCAGCGCAATTGAACATAGCTTCTGAACAACTAGGTATCAAAGATAATTTCTTTGAAATTGGAGGAAACAGTTTGCAGTCCGTAACCATCATCAATACCATTAATAAAACATTTGATATCGCACTATCAATTGAAGATTTATACGAATCACTCAACATTCAAGATTTATCAAAAGTCATTCACTTTGCCACCTTGCAAAAGCGACAAAGTGAAGCAACTTCTGAGGATATGGATGAAATTATGTTATAA